Proteins encoded within one genomic window of Siniperca chuatsi isolate FFG_IHB_CAS linkage group LG4, ASM2008510v1, whole genome shotgun sequence:
- the LOC122875189 gene encoding LHFPL tetraspan subfamily member 3 protein-like has product MIPGSAASMLPSAEAAKLYQTNYVRNSRVIGLLWAIFTILFGIVNVTIFSQPYWIGDGVDTPQAGYFGLFHYCVGDGIARELACQGSFTEFAAIPSSAFKAASFFIGMSMMLVVTCIGCFSLFFLLSTSTVYKICGWMQAASGVCLVLGCMIYPDGWDSDEVRRMCGEQTDKYSLGACSVRWAYILAIMGILDALILSFLAFVLGNRQDGLMTEELLAESKEGGNA; this is encoded by the exons ATGATACCTGGATCTGCCGCATCAATGCTACCATCTGCAGAAGCTGCGAAATTGTACCAGACCAATTACGTCCGCAACTCCCGTGTCATTGGACTTTTATGGGCCATCTTCACTATCCTGTTCGGTATTGTTAACGTGACCATCTTCTCACAGCCCTATTGGATTGGGGATGGCGTGGATACGCCGCAGGCCGGCTACTTCGGCCTTTTTCATTATTGCGTCGGAGACGGAATCGCCAGAGAGCTGGCCTGCCAGGGCAGCTTCACTGAGTTCGCCGCTATCCCCTCCAGTGCGTTCAAGGCCGCCTCCTTCTTCATTGGAATGTCCATGATGCTGGTTGTCACCTGCATCGGCTGCTTCagtctcttcttcctcctcagcacCTCCACCGTGTACAAGATCTGTGGCTGGATGCAAGCAGCATCAG GTGTCTGTCTGGTGCTCGGTTGTATGATCTATCCTGATGGTTGGGACAGTGACGAGGTCCGACGTATGTGCggagagcagacagacaaatacagcCTGGGGGCCTGCTCAGTGCGTTGGGCCTACATCTTGGCTATTATGGGCATCCTGGACGCTCTCATCCTCTCCTTCCTGGCCTTCGTCCTGGGGAACCGGCAGGACGGACTCATGACAGAAGAGTTGCTGGCTGAGAGCAAGG aGGGAGGCAACGCCTAA